From Spirosoma aerolatum, one genomic window encodes:
- a CDS encoding M28 family peptidase: protein MTKSILVYSVALVLVATSACKTKQSQSDSTQTTEQKTVSAPAFNADSAYTYIEKQVAFGPRVPNTPAHTQTGNYLVTKLKQFGCEVTQQSFVATTWDGKKLNALNIIGSINPKATKRIVLASHWDSRPHADNDPDKADQNKPVTAANDGASGVGVLLELARTIQQSNQKPTVGIDIIFFDAEDWGNGEKATNDFEQASGNQFDYIGFCLGSRYWAKNLHKPGYSAYYGILLDMVGAKGATFAKEGLSMQFAPTVVNNVWQTASNAGYSQYFVDTPGGQITDDHVAPNTIAKIPMIDIIHTNIGTGGFFPSWHTAEDDMSNIDKGTLKAVGQTLLQVLYNEE from the coding sequence ATGACCAAATCCATCCTTGTTTATTCGGTAGCCCTTGTGCTGGTAGCAACAAGCGCCTGTAAAACCAAACAGTCGCAGAGCGATTCGACACAGACGACTGAACAAAAAACTGTATCGGCTCCCGCTTTCAACGCCGACTCGGCTTATACGTATATTGAGAAACAAGTGGCCTTTGGCCCCCGTGTTCCCAACACACCCGCTCATACCCAAACCGGTAATTATCTAGTTACGAAGTTGAAGCAGTTTGGTTGTGAGGTTACCCAGCAATCGTTCGTTGCTACTACCTGGGATGGTAAAAAACTGAATGCGCTCAATATCATTGGTAGTATTAACCCCAAAGCAACCAAGCGGATTGTTCTGGCTTCGCACTGGGATTCGCGCCCACATGCCGACAATGACCCCGATAAAGCCGATCAGAACAAGCCTGTTACAGCTGCAAATGACGGAGCTAGTGGTGTTGGGGTTTTGCTCGAATTGGCACGTACCATTCAGCAAAGTAATCAGAAACCAACCGTGGGTATCGACATTATTTTCTTTGATGCCGAAGACTGGGGCAATGGCGAAAAAGCCACCAATGATTTTGAACAGGCGAGTGGTAACCAATTCGACTATATCGGTTTCTGCCTAGGCTCCCGCTATTGGGCGAAAAACCTGCACAAACCTGGTTATTCAGCTTATTACGGTATTCTGCTGGACATGGTCGGTGCTAAAGGTGCTACATTCGCTAAAGAAGGCCTATCGATGCAGTTTGCGCCAACCGTTGTGAACAATGTGTGGCAAACGGCTAGTAACGCCGGATATAGTCAGTATTTTGTCGATACACCCGGTGGGCAAATTACCGACGATCATGTAGCGCCGAATACAATCGCCAAAATTCCTATGATCGACATTATTCACACGAACATCGGTACGGGTGGTTTCTTTCCAAGCTGGCATACCGCCGAAGACGACATGAGTAACATTGACAAAGGCACGCTAAAAGCTGTTGGGCAAACCCTCCTGCAAGTACTTTACAACGAAGAATAA
- the nadD gene encoding nicotinate (nicotinamide) nucleotide adenylyltransferase, which translates to MKIGLFFGSFNPIHIGHLIIANTMATTTDLDQVWFVVSPQNPFKKTKSLLHEFDRLDMVERAIADNSRLKATDIEFSMPRPSYTIDTLVRLSEKYPQHTFRLIMGEDNLEQFANWKNYDKILEYYGLYVYRRPRAVESPFKTHTNVRVIDAPLLDISATFIRDCVRDNRSIRYMVPDVVEEMIERKKFYL; encoded by the coding sequence ATGAAAATTGGCTTGTTCTTTGGCTCATTCAACCCAATTCATATTGGCCACCTGATTATTGCCAATACAATGGCTACGACTACTGATCTGGATCAGGTCTGGTTTGTGGTATCGCCCCAGAATCCGTTTAAGAAGACGAAGAGCCTATTGCATGAATTTGATCGGCTCGATATGGTAGAACGAGCCATTGCCGACAATAGTCGCCTGAAAGCAACAGATATTGAATTTTCGATGCCCCGGCCCAGCTATACCATTGATACATTGGTTCGGTTAAGCGAAAAGTATCCGCAACATACCTTCCGGCTCATTATGGGTGAAGATAATCTTGAACAATTCGCCAACTGGAAGAATTACGACAAGATTCTGGAATATTATGGGTTGTACGTGTATCGGCGCCCGCGTGCTGTGGAAAGCCCGTTCAAGACCCATACAAATGTGCGAGTGATTGACGCGCCCTTGCTGGACATTTCGGCCACATTTATTCGGGACTGTGTACGGGACAACCGCTCTATCCGGTATATGGTGCCGGATGTTGTGGAAGAGATGATTGAGCGAAAGAAGTTTTATCTGTAA
- the gmk gene encoding guanylate kinase: protein MEGKLIIFSAPSGSGKTTIVKHLLAENTNLGFSISACTRDRRGRSEENGKDYYFLTPEEFKQRIDNDEFVEWEEVYTGAFYGTLKSEIERVWASGKHVLFDVDVQGGLKLKNYYGDKALAVFVKVPDEATLRQRLIGRGSETEESLSRRLFKVHFEMSFQNRFDVVLMNDELETSLQKAQKLVDDFVQRNQVPAKGTVI, encoded by the coding sequence TTGGAAGGTAAACTGATTATTTTTTCGGCGCCATCGGGCTCCGGAAAAACAACCATCGTTAAGCATTTACTGGCCGAGAATACCAATCTCGGCTTTTCCATTTCGGCATGCACACGCGACCGACGGGGGCGGAGTGAGGAAAATGGCAAAGACTATTATTTTCTGACGCCAGAAGAATTTAAGCAGCGAATCGATAACGATGAATTCGTTGAATGGGAAGAAGTGTACACTGGGGCTTTTTACGGTACGCTAAAATCCGAAATTGAACGCGTTTGGGCTAGCGGCAAACATGTACTGTTCGATGTTGACGTTCAGGGAGGATTAAAGCTAAAAAACTACTATGGCGATAAAGCGTTGGCTGTGTTCGTAAAAGTTCCCGATGAAGCCACGCTACGCCAGCGGTTGATTGGCCGAGGTTCTGAAACCGAAGAAAGTTTATCCCGCCGTCTTTTTAAAGTGCATTTTGAAATGAGTTTTCAGAATCGTTTCGATGTGGTTCTGATGAACGATGAGTTGGAAACATCCCTTCAGAAAGCTCAGAAACTCGTCGATGATTTTGTGCAGAGAAACCAAGTACCTGCTAAAGGAACAGTGATTTAA
- a CDS encoding sigma-70 family RNA polymerase sigma factor produces the protein MATIPEVMSDTPTSDRNAGPDQFLPDSDSAEQPLANAPSRGYSEEQKYQIFNKEFMPHIDSMYNFAFRLTMDEDDANDLVQDTYLKAFRFISSFEQGTNAKAWLFRILKNSFINDYRKKSKEPAKVDYQDVETTYNSEDAESEHTVDLRAESVSDLIGDEVATALNSLPVDFRTVIILCDIEGFTYEEMAKILDIPIGTVRSRLHRARNLLKEKLRDYASSMGYKEENDE, from the coding sequence ATGGCGACTATTCCCGAAGTTATGTCAGATACGCCAACCAGCGACCGGAACGCCGGACCGGATCAATTTTTACCCGACAGCGATTCTGCCGAACAGCCACTGGCTAACGCGCCTTCTCGTGGCTATTCTGAGGAGCAGAAGTACCAGATTTTTAACAAGGAGTTTATGCCACACATCGACTCCATGTACAACTTCGCGTTTCGTCTGACAATGGATGAGGACGATGCGAATGATCTGGTGCAAGATACTTATCTGAAAGCGTTTCGGTTCATTTCCTCGTTTGAGCAAGGAACTAACGCTAAAGCATGGCTGTTTCGGATTTTGAAGAACAGTTTCATCAACGATTATCGGAAAAAAAGCAAGGAACCGGCTAAAGTAGATTATCAGGACGTTGAGACGACTTATAACTCTGAAGATGCCGAATCTGAACATACGGTCGACCTGCGGGCCGAGTCGGTTTCCGATTTAATTGGCGATGAAGTTGCAACAGCTCTGAACTCGTTGCCGGTTGACTTCCGGACAGTCATCATTCTTTGTGATATTGAAGGATTCACATATGAAGAAATGGCAAAGATTCTGGATATTCCAATTGGCACCGTCCGGTCTCGGTTGCACCGCGCTCGTAATCTGTTGAAGGAAAAATTGCGTGATTATGCTTCTTCAATGGGATATAAAGAAGAAAATGACGAATAA
- a CDS encoding (Fe-S)-binding protein — MPTETNYKVPTMADMAAAGEEPEILFWVGCAGSFDDRYKRVTIAFVRILNHVGIKFAVLGTEESCTGDPARRAGNEFLFQMQAVSNIQILNGYNVKKIVTACPHCFNTLKNEYPELGGTYEVIHHSQFLQNLINEGRIKVKDGQSFKGRKITFHDSCYLGRANKVYEAPRDVLEALDADLVEMKRVKANGLCCGAGGGQYFKEPEPGKKDVNVERTEEALSTGADTIAVACPFCMTMMSDGVKNKNREDSVRVYDIAELIAQKEGL, encoded by the coding sequence ATGCCAACTGAAACAAACTATAAAGTGCCCACAATGGCGGATATGGCCGCAGCTGGCGAAGAGCCGGAGATTTTATTCTGGGTGGGTTGTGCGGGTTCATTCGATGACCGTTACAAACGGGTTACTATCGCGTTTGTGCGTATTCTGAATCATGTAGGCATCAAGTTCGCTGTACTGGGTACCGAAGAATCCTGCACGGGAGACCCAGCGCGCCGGGCCGGAAATGAGTTTTTATTTCAAATGCAGGCTGTGTCCAATATCCAAATCCTGAATGGCTATAATGTCAAGAAAATTGTGACAGCCTGCCCCCATTGCTTCAATACGCTTAAAAACGAGTATCCTGAACTAGGCGGTACCTATGAAGTCATTCACCATTCTCAGTTCCTGCAAAACCTCATCAATGAAGGGCGGATTAAAGTAAAAGATGGACAGTCGTTTAAGGGGCGCAAAATAACTTTTCATGATTCCTGCTATCTGGGCCGGGCCAATAAAGTCTATGAAGCGCCACGTGACGTCTTAGAAGCGCTGGATGCTGATCTGGTTGAAATGAAACGTGTGAAAGCGAACGGGTTGTGCTGTGGCGCTGGTGGAGGACAGTACTTCAAAGAACCTGAACCTGGTAAGAAAGATGTAAACGTAGAGCGAACAGAAGAAGCACTCAGTACGGGTGCTGATACGATTGCTGTAGCTTGTCCATTTTGCATGACGATGATGTCGGACGGCGTGAAAAATAAGAACCGTGAAGATTCCGTTCGTGTCTATGACATTGCGGAACTCATCGCCCAGAAAGAAGGGTTGTAA
- a CDS encoding 4Fe-4S dicluster domain-containing protein yields MEIVQQIVFVVALAATGWYITKRIQLISRAIRLGRSENRTDHADERLRTMLLVAFGQKKMFTNPLVGVMHFVIYAGFLIVNIEVLEIMLDGILGTHRLFAPVIAPVYPFLIDVFEILAVGVLTVCVVFLCRRFIVKVNRFQPERHREMTRWPRTDAAIILIAEILLMIAFLTWNTSDSVLRDRGVGHYAALQGVIPDFLISQYLKPLFINFSDTALIAYERIAWWFHILGIMAFAVYVTYSKHLHIALGFPNVYFSDLKPKGEIQNMPEITKEVQLSLGLPVTTGTDDSQTDDNGQQPAEIGRFGAKDVQDLKWINLMNAYSCTECGRCTAACPANITGKKLSPRKIMMDTRDRLEEIQQGWKANGYDYKDDKSLLNDYITAEELNACTTCQACVNACPININPLDIILQLRRYRVMEESQAPASWNAMFSNIENNMAPWKFSPTDRFNWANQVNEVK; encoded by the coding sequence ATGGAAATTGTTCAGCAAATAGTATTTGTAGTAGCATTAGCGGCTACTGGTTGGTATATAACCAAACGAATTCAGCTTATCAGCCGAGCTATCCGGCTGGGTCGTTCCGAAAATCGTACTGACCATGCTGATGAACGGCTTAGGACCATGCTGCTGGTAGCCTTTGGGCAAAAAAAGATGTTTACCAATCCGCTGGTGGGGGTGATGCACTTCGTGATTTATGCTGGTTTTCTGATTGTGAACATCGAAGTGCTGGAGATTATGCTGGATGGTATACTGGGCACTCACCGCCTGTTTGCGCCAGTTATTGCACCCGTTTATCCCTTTCTGATCGATGTTTTTGAAATCTTGGCGGTTGGCGTTCTGACGGTCTGCGTTGTATTTCTCTGCCGTCGGTTTATCGTTAAGGTAAATCGTTTCCAGCCGGAACGGCACCGCGAAATGACCCGTTGGCCTCGTACCGATGCCGCTATTATTTTGATAGCTGAAATTCTGCTGATGATTGCGTTTCTGACCTGGAATACCTCCGATAGTGTTTTACGGGATCGGGGTGTTGGCCATTATGCGGCCTTACAGGGGGTTATTCCTGATTTTCTGATTAGTCAATATTTAAAACCGCTTTTTATCAATTTCAGCGATACAGCTTTGATCGCTTATGAGCGCATAGCTTGGTGGTTCCATATTCTTGGGATTATGGCCTTCGCGGTTTATGTTACGTATTCCAAGCATCTGCACATTGCGTTGGGATTCCCGAACGTGTATTTCTCCGATCTGAAGCCCAAAGGGGAGATTCAGAATATGCCTGAAATCACAAAAGAGGTGCAATTGTCGCTTGGCTTGCCGGTAACCACCGGAACCGACGATTCACAGACTGATGACAATGGCCAGCAACCAGCAGAAATAGGCCGATTCGGCGCTAAAGATGTACAGGACCTGAAATGGATTAACCTCATGAATGCCTATAGCTGTACTGAGTGTGGGCGTTGTACGGCAGCGTGTCCAGCCAATATTACAGGTAAAAAGTTATCTCCCCGTAAAATTATGATGGATACCCGCGACCGGCTCGAAGAAATTCAGCAAGGTTGGAAAGCCAACGGGTACGATTACAAAGATGATAAGTCACTACTGAATGATTATATAACGGCCGAAGAGCTGAATGCCTGTACAACCTGCCAGGCCTGTGTAAACGCTTGTCCGATAAATATTAATCCGCTGGATATCATTCTTCAGTTGCGTCGGTATCGGGTTATGGAGGAGTCGCAGGCACCTGCCTCCTGGAATGCCATGTTCAGTAACATCGAAAATAATATGGCCCCCTGGAAGTTTTCACCCACTGACCGCTTCAACTGGGCCAATCAGGTTAATGAAGTTAAATAG
- a CDS encoding MutS-related protein, translated as MNPETLFTERQQQFTSAAQAAQRQFNQLAFWRLVWFIGSLVATWAFIQTNQQLAAFVTLVAGVIGFLILLKKHQEVRLKRDLNQKLAFINQDESTRLKRQYLRPETGEQFGSPTHYYTGDLDVFGKHSLFRLLNRTHTYEGQNRLGSWLKAPSSPDSIRLRHQVVDELKPQIDWRQQFEGVAYIEENVGQSPADLIKWATAETTPLPGYLTVVRFLFPAMTLSLAIAWLAGYLPGMTVLLALAIHGFILSQTAARAKEVSEQTFEISAALRAFRSLFQQAEQLKGEAIRLRAIRQALTSDKQSASEAIGSLAKLTEGLNYRRNPYFFLLFGIATLWDIQYLYRLERWRQTHGPELSRWFEALGELEALNSLAGFAYAHPGYTTPDIVDDEFMLDFTLAAHPLLPPDRSIANSLKMTGSGQTILITGSNMSGKSTFLRTIGANVVLSLAGAVVSAERFWCSPVRVFTSMRTQDSLEESTSSFYAELKRLQTLIQLTKQPSKIPVLYFLDEILKGTNSADRHRGAEALIRQLHRTTASGFVSTHDLELGQLTNTDDFVRNYHFQSDLENGELVFDYKLREGICQSFNASQLMQAIGIEMDSLQKK; from the coding sequence ATGAACCCCGAAACGTTATTTACAGAACGCCAGCAACAATTTACGAGTGCCGCACAAGCCGCCCAACGCCAGTTCAACCAATTGGCCTTTTGGCGGCTTGTGTGGTTTATAGGTAGCCTCGTTGCTACTTGGGCATTTATACAGACAAATCAGCAACTGGCTGCCTTCGTAACGCTGGTAGCTGGCGTTATTGGCTTCCTGATTCTCTTAAAAAAACACCAGGAAGTTCGACTTAAACGCGATCTGAACCAGAAACTAGCGTTTATCAATCAAGACGAGTCAACGCGGCTTAAACGCCAATATCTCCGGCCTGAAACGGGAGAACAGTTTGGCAGCCCGACGCATTACTATACTGGTGATTTAGATGTGTTTGGCAAACATTCGCTGTTTCGCCTGCTTAACCGGACCCATACCTACGAAGGCCAGAATCGATTAGGCTCCTGGCTCAAAGCCCCTTCGTCGCCCGATTCGATTCGACTACGACATCAGGTCGTGGATGAACTGAAACCACAAATTGACTGGCGGCAGCAATTTGAAGGAGTAGCTTACATCGAAGAAAACGTAGGTCAATCACCAGCTGACTTAATCAAATGGGCTACAGCAGAAACTACCCCTCTACCAGGCTATTTGACGGTCGTTCGTTTCCTATTTCCTGCTATGACCTTGAGCTTGGCTATTGCCTGGTTAGCAGGTTATTTACCTGGAATGACTGTTTTACTGGCTTTAGCCATACACGGCTTTATTCTTAGTCAGACGGCAGCACGAGCAAAGGAAGTTAGTGAGCAAACGTTCGAAATATCGGCTGCATTACGGGCTTTCCGGAGCTTATTTCAGCAAGCCGAGCAACTAAAAGGTGAAGCCATTCGGCTCCGGGCCATCCGGCAGGCGCTGACTTCCGACAAACAATCGGCATCGGAGGCTATTGGGTCTCTGGCGAAGCTAACCGAAGGACTAAACTACCGTCGTAACCCCTACTTTTTTCTGCTATTTGGCATTGCAACACTCTGGGACATTCAGTACCTATATCGGCTCGAACGTTGGCGGCAAACACATGGTCCAGAGCTGAGCCGCTGGTTTGAAGCGCTTGGTGAGCTGGAAGCGCTGAATAGTCTGGCTGGTTTTGCCTATGCTCATCCTGGTTATACGACGCCAGATATTGTTGACGACGAATTTATGCTGGATTTTACATTAGCCGCTCACCCGTTACTTCCTCCTGATCGAAGTATTGCCAATTCGTTAAAAATGACTGGTTCGGGACAAACAATATTGATTACGGGTTCCAACATGTCGGGAAAGAGTACATTTTTGCGAACGATTGGGGCCAATGTGGTACTGTCTCTGGCTGGGGCTGTTGTTAGTGCCGAACGCTTCTGGTGTTCGCCTGTGCGTGTGTTTACCAGCATGCGGACACAGGATTCCCTGGAAGAAAGTACATCCTCCTTTTATGCCGAACTGAAGCGATTACAAACGCTTATTCAACTAACAAAGCAACCATCTAAAATCCCGGTGCTTTATTTCCTGGACGAGATTCTGAAAGGCACCAATTCGGCTGATCGACATCGGGGTGCTGAGGCTCTGATTCGCCAATTACATCGCACCACCGCTTCAGGCTTTGTATCGACCCATGATCTGGAATTAGGCCAGCTTACCAATACCGACGATTTCGTCCGCAATTACCATTTCCAGTCAGATCTCGAAAATGGCGAGCTTGTATTCGATTATAAGCTACGCGAGGGTATCTGTCAAAGTTTCAACGCTAGTCAACTTATGCAGGCTATTGGGATTGAAATGGATTCGCTACAGAAGAAATAA
- a CDS encoding Fur family transcriptional regulator has translation MTLASKTLKDFNLRHTNGREEVLDLFLNAGHALAHNDVENGLGPDHDRVTIYRTLRTFLDKGLLHKVLDDEGGTKYALCRETCSDGHHHHDHVHFKCEACGQTTCLDKVRIPTIALPEGYNRKEMNLLIQGVCQDCNK, from the coding sequence ATGACACTGGCTTCTAAAACCCTGAAAGACTTTAATCTTCGGCATACCAATGGCCGGGAGGAAGTGCTTGACTTGTTCCTGAACGCTGGTCATGCACTGGCGCATAACGATGTTGAGAATGGCCTTGGCCCCGATCATGACCGAGTGACGATCTACCGAACGCTTCGTACCTTTCTGGACAAAGGACTACTTCATAAAGTCCTTGACGACGAAGGAGGAACGAAATATGCTCTCTGCCGGGAAACCTGCTCCGACGGTCACCATCACCACGACCACGTTCATTTTAAATGTGAAGCCTGCGGACAAACGACCTGTTTGGATAAGGTCAGAATTCCCACAATCGCATTACCCGAAGGGTACAATCGTAAAGAAATGAATCTTCTGATTCAGGGCGTATGTCAGGATTGTAATAAGTAA